A stretch of Telopea speciosissima isolate NSW1024214 ecotype Mountain lineage chromosome 11, Tspe_v1, whole genome shotgun sequence DNA encodes these proteins:
- the LOC122646219 gene encoding protein EXORDIUM-like 2, protein MASSPLSILSLTILSLVLLPRLGSSKFVDLSSLPLKYHGGPLLTGNLKLAILWYGNFGRVHKQTITTFVKSLNSVAVPTEPSVATWWRTIESYQPTSKGDVSPKINVQIVKKITDKNYSIGKIITQDFIQKLVQLATGGDKSLLPVIFTAKDVSVVGLCMGKCSEHGTVGAGKLSQSYIIVGNPEIECPGTCAWPFQAAAQGPKMMPLPPPSGNVGADSMVLGFASALAGVVTNPYNTGYFLGPPAAPLEAVTACPGKFGSGALPGYMGKVRIDPADGGAFNAHGIRNKKFLLPAVWNPKTASCWTLL, encoded by the coding sequence ATGGCGTCTTCCCCTCTCTCTATCCTTAGTTTAACTATTCTCTCTCTCGTCCTTCTTCCTCGTTTGGGTTCCTCTAAATTTGTCGACCTCAGCTCCCTTCCCTTAAAATACCATGGAGGTCCTCTTCTCACCGGCAATCTAAAACTCGCCATTCTTTGGTATGGCAACTTCGGCCGTGTCCATAAACAAACCATCACCACCTTCGTTAAATCTCTTAACAGTGTTGCCGTCCCCACTGAACCAAGCGTCGCGACATGGTGGCGTACCATTGAGAGTTATCAACCTACATCTAAAGGTGATGTAAGCCCTAAAATTAATGTTCAGATTGTGAAGAAGATAACCGACAAGAATTACTCCATCGGCAAAATCATAACCCAAGACTTCATTCAGAAACTTGTTCAACTAGCCACCGGTGGTGACAAGAGCTTGTTGCCTGTAATCTTTACGGCTAAGGATGTCTCAGTCGTGGGATTATGCATGGGCAAGTGCTCCGAACACGGCACGGTAGGTGCCGGGAAGTTATCCCAGTCGTACATTATTGTTGGGAATCCGGAAATCGAGTGCCCTGGCACATGTGCATGGCCATTCCAAGCCGCTGCTCAGGGTCCGAAGATGATGCCATTGCCACCACCGAGTGGGAATGTTGGTGCGGATTCAATGGTTCTTGGATTCGCCTCCGCCTTAGCTGGTGTAGTGACCAATCCCTACAATACCGGCTACTTCCTAGGCCCTCCGGCAGCTCCCCTTGAAGCCGTCACGGCTTGCCCGGGGAAATTTGGTAGCGGGGCATTACCTGGTTATATGGGAAAGGTACGTATCGACCCAGCTGACGGTGGTGCATTTAATGCTCACGGCATTCGAAATAAGAAATTCTTGCTCCCTGCTGTGTGGAACCCTAAGACAGCCTCCTGCTGGACTCTCCTGTAA